Proteins found in one Plectropomus leopardus isolate mb chromosome 9, YSFRI_Pleo_2.0, whole genome shotgun sequence genomic segment:
- the slc30a9 gene encoding zinc transporter 9 isoform X2 — MFPSLAHRPWHVFCRVSMQHRAPLSQRSPRFSQLCYGWQNGGIHNFWFSLPDCRAASLGLGKVQYYSTSGHSKDGPPKSASGGPPTAEKVLSAAAKAAPASPEGNDTGSPQGLTKAETIQVKVRAVLKKREYGAKYTQNNFITAVRAMNEFCLKPSDLEQLRKIRRRSPHDDTEAFTVFLRSDVEAKALEVWGSHEALARERNLRKEVEREYQENIFRNQQLLKEYKDFWGNTKPRSGQRTTFLQGPGKVVMVAICINGLNFFFKLLAWVYTGSASMFSEAIHSLADTCNQALLALGISQSVRNPDAGHPYGFSNMRYIASLISGVGIFMMGAGLSWYHGIMGLLHPEPIESLLWAYCILAGSLVSEGATLLVAINEIKRSAHLNGLSFYEYVMQSRDPSTNVVLLEDAAAVLGVIMAAGCMGLTSLTGNPYYDSLGSLGVGTLLGTVSAFLIYTNTEALLGRSIQAERVQKLTEFLENDPAVRAIHDVKATDMGLSKVRFKAEVDFDGRVVTRSYLEKQDIDQILNDIQQVKTPEELENFMLKHGENIIDTLGAEVDRLEKELKQRNPEVRHVDLEIL; from the exons ATGTTCCCCAGCCTGGCCCACAGACCATGGCATGTCTTCTGCAGGGTCTCCATGCAGCACAGGGCGCCCCTGTCTCAGCGGTCCCCGAGGTTCAGTCAGCTGTGTTACG GTTGGCAGAACGGAGGCATACATAACTTTTGGTTCAGCCTCCCAGACTGCCGTGCTGCTTCTTTAGGACTTGGCAAGGTGCAGTACTACTCTACCTCTGGCCACAGTAAAGATGGTCCCCCAAAATCAGCATCAGGTGGTCCTCCAACAGCAGAAAAGgtcctgtctgctgctgcaaaaGCTGCCCCAGCTTCACCAG AAGGAAATGACACTG GTTCACCTCAGGGGCTGACTAAAGCTGAGACAATTCAAGTAAAAG TGCGGGCAGTCCTAAAGAAAAGGGAATATGGAGCCAAATACACTCAGAACAACTTTATCACAGCAGTCAGAGCCATGAATGAGTTCTGCCTCAAACCAAG TGATCTGGAACAGCTCCGAAAGATCAGAAGACGCAGCCCTCACGACGACACGGAGGCGTTCACTGTCTTTTTGCGGTCAGACGTGGAGGCCAA AGCACTGGAGGTTTGGGGAAGCCACGAAGCTCTGGCCCGAGAGAGAAATCTCAGAaaagaggtggagagagagtaCCAAGAGA ATATTTTTCGGAATCAACAGTTGTTGAAGGAATACAAAGACTTTTGGGGAAACACTAAG CCTCGATCAGGCCAGAGGACAACTTTCCTGCAGGGGCCGGGGAAGGTCGTCATGGTCGCTATTTGCAT CAATGGGCTGAACTTCTTCTTCAAGCTCCTGGCCTGGGTCTACACTGGCTCAGCGAGCATGTTCTCCGAGGCCATCCACTCTCTGGCCGACACCTGCAACCAGGCTCTGCTCGCTCTGGGAATCAGCCAGTCTGTCCGCAACCCTGACGCTGGGCACCC GTACGGCTTCTCCAACATGCGCTACATCGCCTCCCTCATCAGTGGGGTGGGCATTTTTATGATGGGAGCAGGCCTCTCCTGGTACCATGGCATCATGGGATTGTTGCACCCAGAGCCCATTGAATCTTTGTTATGG GCTTACTGTATTTTGGCGGGCTCTCTGGTGTCTGAAGGAG CCACGTTACTAGTAGCTATCAATGAGATTAAGAGGAGCGCCCACCTGAATGGACTGTCTTTTTATGAATATG tAATGCAGAGTCGAGACCCCAGTACGAATGTGGTGCTGCTGGAGGACGCTGCCGCAGTGTTAGGGGTCATCATGGCTGCTGGCTGCATGGGACTCACCTCCCTCACAG GTAACCCCTACTACGACAGTTTGGGCTCTCTCGGCGTGGGCACGCTGCTGGGCACCGTCTCAGCGTTCCTCATCTACACCAACACAGAGGCTCTGCTGGGTCGCTCCATACAGGCTGAACGTGTACAGAAGCTTACAGAGTTCCTGGAGAACGACCCCGCAGTAAG GGCCATCCACGATGTGAAGGCCACTGATATGGGTCTAAGTAAAGTGCGCTTCAAGGCTGAAGTTGACTTTGATGGCCGAGTGGTGACGCGGTCTTATCTGGAAAAACAAGACATTGACCAAATCCTCaat GACATTCAGCAGGTGAAGACGCCCGAAGAGCTTGAGAACTTCATGCTGAAACACGGGGAGAACATCATCGACACTCTGGGGGCTGAGGTGGACCGCTTGGAGAAAGAACTCAAA
- the slc30a9 gene encoding zinc transporter 9 isoform X3 — protein MFPSLAHRPWHVFCRVSMQHRAPLSQRSPRFSQLCYGWQNGGIHNFWFSLPDCRAASLGLGKVQYYSTSGHSKDGPPKSASGGPPTAEKVLSAAAKAAPASPGSPQGLTKAETIQVKVRAVLKKREYGAKYTQNNFITAVRAMNEFCLKPSDLEQLRKIRRRSPHDDTEAFTVFLRSDVEAKALEVWGSHEALARERNLRKEVEREYQENIFRNQQLLKEYKDFWGNTKPRSGQRTTFLQGPGKVVMVAICINGLNFFFKLLAWVYTGSASMFSEAIHSLADTCNQALLALGISQSVRNPDAGHPYGFSNMRYIASLISGVGIFMMGAGLSWYHGIMGLLHPEPIESLLWAYCILAGSLVSEGATLLVAINEIKRSAHLNGLSFYEYVMQSRDPSTNVVLLEDAAAVLGVIMAAGCMGLTSLTGNPYYDSLGSLGVGTLLGTVSAFLIYTNTEALLGRSIQAERVQKLTEFLENDPAVRAIHDVKATDMGLSKVRFKAEVDFDGRVVTRSYLEKQDIDQILNDIQQVKTPEELENFMLKHGENIIDTLGAEVDRLEKELKQRNPEVRHVDLEIL, from the exons ATGTTCCCCAGCCTGGCCCACAGACCATGGCATGTCTTCTGCAGGGTCTCCATGCAGCACAGGGCGCCCCTGTCTCAGCGGTCCCCGAGGTTCAGTCAGCTGTGTTACG GTTGGCAGAACGGAGGCATACATAACTTTTGGTTCAGCCTCCCAGACTGCCGTGCTGCTTCTTTAGGACTTGGCAAGGTGCAGTACTACTCTACCTCTGGCCACAGTAAAGATGGTCCCCCAAAATCAGCATCAGGTGGTCCTCCAACAGCAGAAAAGgtcctgtctgctgctgcaaaaGCTGCCCCAGCTTCACCAG GTTCACCTCAGGGGCTGACTAAAGCTGAGACAATTCAAGTAAAAG TGCGGGCAGTCCTAAAGAAAAGGGAATATGGAGCCAAATACACTCAGAACAACTTTATCACAGCAGTCAGAGCCATGAATGAGTTCTGCCTCAAACCAAG TGATCTGGAACAGCTCCGAAAGATCAGAAGACGCAGCCCTCACGACGACACGGAGGCGTTCACTGTCTTTTTGCGGTCAGACGTGGAGGCCAA AGCACTGGAGGTTTGGGGAAGCCACGAAGCTCTGGCCCGAGAGAGAAATCTCAGAaaagaggtggagagagagtaCCAAGAGA ATATTTTTCGGAATCAACAGTTGTTGAAGGAATACAAAGACTTTTGGGGAAACACTAAG CCTCGATCAGGCCAGAGGACAACTTTCCTGCAGGGGCCGGGGAAGGTCGTCATGGTCGCTATTTGCAT CAATGGGCTGAACTTCTTCTTCAAGCTCCTGGCCTGGGTCTACACTGGCTCAGCGAGCATGTTCTCCGAGGCCATCCACTCTCTGGCCGACACCTGCAACCAGGCTCTGCTCGCTCTGGGAATCAGCCAGTCTGTCCGCAACCCTGACGCTGGGCACCC GTACGGCTTCTCCAACATGCGCTACATCGCCTCCCTCATCAGTGGGGTGGGCATTTTTATGATGGGAGCAGGCCTCTCCTGGTACCATGGCATCATGGGATTGTTGCACCCAGAGCCCATTGAATCTTTGTTATGG GCTTACTGTATTTTGGCGGGCTCTCTGGTGTCTGAAGGAG CCACGTTACTAGTAGCTATCAATGAGATTAAGAGGAGCGCCCACCTGAATGGACTGTCTTTTTATGAATATG tAATGCAGAGTCGAGACCCCAGTACGAATGTGGTGCTGCTGGAGGACGCTGCCGCAGTGTTAGGGGTCATCATGGCTGCTGGCTGCATGGGACTCACCTCCCTCACAG GTAACCCCTACTACGACAGTTTGGGCTCTCTCGGCGTGGGCACGCTGCTGGGCACCGTCTCAGCGTTCCTCATCTACACCAACACAGAGGCTCTGCTGGGTCGCTCCATACAGGCTGAACGTGTACAGAAGCTTACAGAGTTCCTGGAGAACGACCCCGCAGTAAG GGCCATCCACGATGTGAAGGCCACTGATATGGGTCTAAGTAAAGTGCGCTTCAAGGCTGAAGTTGACTTTGATGGCCGAGTGGTGACGCGGTCTTATCTGGAAAAACAAGACATTGACCAAATCCTCaat GACATTCAGCAGGTGAAGACGCCCGAAGAGCTTGAGAACTTCATGCTGAAACACGGGGAGAACATCATCGACACTCTGGGGGCTGAGGTGGACCGCTTGGAGAAAGAACTCAAA
- the slc30a9 gene encoding zinc transporter 9 isoform X1: protein MFPSLAHRPWHVFCRVSMQHRAPLSQRSPRFSQLCYGWQNGGIHNFWFSLPDCRAASLGLGKVQYYSTSGHSKDGPPKSASGGPPTAEKVLSAAAKAAPASPAEGNDTGSPQGLTKAETIQVKVRAVLKKREYGAKYTQNNFITAVRAMNEFCLKPSDLEQLRKIRRRSPHDDTEAFTVFLRSDVEAKALEVWGSHEALARERNLRKEVEREYQENIFRNQQLLKEYKDFWGNTKPRSGQRTTFLQGPGKVVMVAICINGLNFFFKLLAWVYTGSASMFSEAIHSLADTCNQALLALGISQSVRNPDAGHPYGFSNMRYIASLISGVGIFMMGAGLSWYHGIMGLLHPEPIESLLWAYCILAGSLVSEGATLLVAINEIKRSAHLNGLSFYEYVMQSRDPSTNVVLLEDAAAVLGVIMAAGCMGLTSLTGNPYYDSLGSLGVGTLLGTVSAFLIYTNTEALLGRSIQAERVQKLTEFLENDPAVRAIHDVKATDMGLSKVRFKAEVDFDGRVVTRSYLEKQDIDQILNDIQQVKTPEELENFMLKHGENIIDTLGAEVDRLEKELKQRNPEVRHVDLEIL from the exons ATGTTCCCCAGCCTGGCCCACAGACCATGGCATGTCTTCTGCAGGGTCTCCATGCAGCACAGGGCGCCCCTGTCTCAGCGGTCCCCGAGGTTCAGTCAGCTGTGTTACG GTTGGCAGAACGGAGGCATACATAACTTTTGGTTCAGCCTCCCAGACTGCCGTGCTGCTTCTTTAGGACTTGGCAAGGTGCAGTACTACTCTACCTCTGGCCACAGTAAAGATGGTCCCCCAAAATCAGCATCAGGTGGTCCTCCAACAGCAGAAAAGgtcctgtctgctgctgcaaaaGCTGCCCCAGCTTCACCAG CAGAAGGAAATGACACTG GTTCACCTCAGGGGCTGACTAAAGCTGAGACAATTCAAGTAAAAG TGCGGGCAGTCCTAAAGAAAAGGGAATATGGAGCCAAATACACTCAGAACAACTTTATCACAGCAGTCAGAGCCATGAATGAGTTCTGCCTCAAACCAAG TGATCTGGAACAGCTCCGAAAGATCAGAAGACGCAGCCCTCACGACGACACGGAGGCGTTCACTGTCTTTTTGCGGTCAGACGTGGAGGCCAA AGCACTGGAGGTTTGGGGAAGCCACGAAGCTCTGGCCCGAGAGAGAAATCTCAGAaaagaggtggagagagagtaCCAAGAGA ATATTTTTCGGAATCAACAGTTGTTGAAGGAATACAAAGACTTTTGGGGAAACACTAAG CCTCGATCAGGCCAGAGGACAACTTTCCTGCAGGGGCCGGGGAAGGTCGTCATGGTCGCTATTTGCAT CAATGGGCTGAACTTCTTCTTCAAGCTCCTGGCCTGGGTCTACACTGGCTCAGCGAGCATGTTCTCCGAGGCCATCCACTCTCTGGCCGACACCTGCAACCAGGCTCTGCTCGCTCTGGGAATCAGCCAGTCTGTCCGCAACCCTGACGCTGGGCACCC GTACGGCTTCTCCAACATGCGCTACATCGCCTCCCTCATCAGTGGGGTGGGCATTTTTATGATGGGAGCAGGCCTCTCCTGGTACCATGGCATCATGGGATTGTTGCACCCAGAGCCCATTGAATCTTTGTTATGG GCTTACTGTATTTTGGCGGGCTCTCTGGTGTCTGAAGGAG CCACGTTACTAGTAGCTATCAATGAGATTAAGAGGAGCGCCCACCTGAATGGACTGTCTTTTTATGAATATG tAATGCAGAGTCGAGACCCCAGTACGAATGTGGTGCTGCTGGAGGACGCTGCCGCAGTGTTAGGGGTCATCATGGCTGCTGGCTGCATGGGACTCACCTCCCTCACAG GTAACCCCTACTACGACAGTTTGGGCTCTCTCGGCGTGGGCACGCTGCTGGGCACCGTCTCAGCGTTCCTCATCTACACCAACACAGAGGCTCTGCTGGGTCGCTCCATACAGGCTGAACGTGTACAGAAGCTTACAGAGTTCCTGGAGAACGACCCCGCAGTAAG GGCCATCCACGATGTGAAGGCCACTGATATGGGTCTAAGTAAAGTGCGCTTCAAGGCTGAAGTTGACTTTGATGGCCGAGTGGTGACGCGGTCTTATCTGGAAAAACAAGACATTGACCAAATCCTCaat GACATTCAGCAGGTGAAGACGCCCGAAGAGCTTGAGAACTTCATGCTGAAACACGGGGAGAACATCATCGACACTCTGGGGGCTGAGGTGGACCGCTTGGAGAAAGAACTCAAA